In the genome of Caenorhabditis elegans chromosome IV, the window ttatttttccctatttaatttctttttttcacaaataaaaataaactttggaaaatttattattcACAGTAAACAGTATAATCTACTATTATTCATCAGCGAAACAAAAATGGAATCCGtaacttttttcatataaCACAAAAAACGGGAAGGGGGGTGAACCGCAGCAGCATAAGCCTtaagaagaaaacgaaaaaaaaaaaaacattttagagaTATGTGAGAGGGAAACACTTTTAAGTGGGGATTGATTGCTAAAGCTGGAATTATCAGATGATGGGGGGAGGAGGcggtagaagaagaagaagtattTACCTAGAAAAGATTaatttaagaattaaaaagaggagaaaaaaccagattttGTTGGTCACAAGGCGGAAAGAGGCACAATTAGTGTGTGAGTAGAACAACCGGAGATTATGCGGGCGGGAATaaataattaacttttttttttggaaaagaacaATTTAAGAATAGAAAGTCAAGACGGATTGTTGATTTCCGCGAACGAGGAGTACTGGAGGCAAGTTTCGAGTCATCACTTCCAGCCACGACATGTACAATGATGAGCTAACCATTCCTTTGCGTGGTACTGGTAGAgtcctgaaattaaatttacatatttatatattttatagtcagacagtttcaaaaacttacatcaCAATAAGATCTGCATTTATCGAATGCTCATTCAGAAGCTCTCCAGCTCTCAACTGCCGATACGTCTTGTCTCGTTGAGCACTCAACTCCGACTTCGTCGTCATTCCAATCGGACAGCTTCCGTCCTGCGCGATGAACGGATCGATTACCGATTGCCACGTGTTCATCGTCTCCTGACGCGGCTTCTTGCCAATATCAGCGATGACGTAGACATCCGAATAATCGATTCGGAATTTCGACAAAAGAGCCGCCATTCCACGTTGCTCTTGTTCCATCGTTCGGGATGACGTGGAGATGGTGAAGATCCGAAGGCGGGCACCTTCCAGATAGCTTTTCGGTATGGCGAGAAGGTGTGGGATGAGAAGAGTGAGACCTCCGTCATCATACAACCACCAAACGTCGATGGTTCCctggaaatttaatattgGAGACGAGGCTCTTTCGAAGAGCAGTACCGCATAGAAATCGAGGCGGAGCGTAATTTTGCAACcatgcggcacggttttttcttcattttttaaagcccgttttctactgtttttttgtcgatttttttcaatttttggtttaactTGCTTTATTCTCATTTCAATcggaaaatgagaataaaataaataaaaccgaaattttattgaaagaaaaaaaaaagtagaaaacgggctttttaaaaaatgaggaaaaaccgtgccgcagggcTGCGAaattacgctccgcctctttttctgtgcgccGACGCTGCTTTTTTTGTCGCAAAATCTACCTTCTTGACCTTCCGATTGAAGCGCTGAATTGACGAGAGAAGCGCCTTCTGCTCAACAGTATGACGTCGAGATCTGAATATTTTCACATATTTCCCGAGCCTCTAAATTTTCCTGGCTCACCCTCTCCGCCTCAACGAGAAATGTCGCTTTTCCTGCTCATCAATAACGCCCAACTCGACATCATCTTCCTTCTGATGCTCATCATCAGCTCCAGATTCTTCTCCATCATTATCATTATCATCATCGCCATCTGCGTCTTCTTGATTCTCATCTGATACGTAtgtttcgttgattgagatgGATGCTGAAAATGGGCagaaaatgagagagagagtgaggaTGATGGGGTTACGATTACGACGacaattcagttttttaaaacaatataccgtatttcttctattaatatagctgcaatactatttttcgatggtcttcccgcttgcaatactaatagggagtgcaatactaattttcagaacattttttctgactttgagcttactagtttttttctgaaaaagcttgaatcttatgtaaaaattcagaaaatttgattttaattgtaacatgtaagttcaaaaacttcaatctcgtataaatgttgtgaaaaactgttgcaaaataggcaaatttttttgttgaaatcctgaagTTAACAAGACGGGCctgcaataaaaaagagtaaacgcacgactaatagggagtgccatactaattttcggaaggtctccgaggggcaatactaataggaagtgcaagtctaatagggaggccatattaatagaagatatacggtatCAACATGTGAATTCCGCAAGgcacagttttcaaaaaaaaaggcggAGCGAaggttttgcaaatttgcgGCGCGGGTTATttcatgtcgatttacgaagaTTTTTGTACTACACACGGACACGGACAAGCTGTGAATTGTTTTTTCGCatagttttacaatttttgccttaaaatcttatttttctaGCCAACTCTTATTGCATTTAACATTAAAATggcctttttattttttatttcccatgtttcaggtgaaaattgagagtttaactcgaaatatgtattttaaaaataaatgtagacCTTTGAAGtgttaattgcaaaaaaaatatcaaaaaaccgcaaaactctgctaaaaaaattaaattcagacttgtccgtgtggagtacaaaATCCTTCGTAAATCAACATGCATGCCGCGGGCTTGCAAAATCGAGCTCCACCTCCCTTTTcagcgaaattcaaattttgagaaaaatccacttttttccatttttttttcgaatatctGGAACTGGGATTCATGCTTCACAACAGTTACACAACACTTTTACGACAATTTGTCCGAACCATTAATATAAAAAGCATTAATCCGCTGGAACATTTCAACACTTCGGCAACTACCCCGATATGATAGACGAGCtgctgaattgaaattttattgattttttttttggttttctatgCGTGTTCTGAAACGTTTAGAGCACGCAACTGCTCAAAAACTTACAAGAACCATCGTCTCCTGACTTGTCAGTTCTCGCTGTCTCGTCTTTTTCGATTAAATGAACCGTTTCCGGCGAGTTTTCAttcgttttctctttttctttctcctTCTCCTCAATCGGTGGAACATTTAATCGATTCGGTTCAATaagattcaaatttctcattgCTTCAGAAAAGTCGAGACCGACTTGGCCATTTCGTAGAACACACATTGCCATATTCCAGTCGAAAACGTCTCTGAAAATaggtgaaattaaaaattaaccaaaaaaaaaaaccaactgaaTAGTTCCAAAATATTCGTTCATCTCGTTCAAATTCGTCTCCGTCGGTCCTCCTTTATACCAGTTCGATTTGAATCCCATCAAAACTATATTCGGCTTCATCTTCGCGATTCCAGTGAGTTGGATCAACGATTGAGCACCTTTCCGGAAATTCGAGTTGGCGACAGCACGGTAGAACGCTTTGAGATGACGTTTTCGAAGCCAGACGTTGATATTCTCGTCGAGACGCTTCATCACCATATAGACACGATCAGATGGCTCATACTGAAGGAAATacattattttggaatttatttaaaggtggactacgctcagtgggaaaaatttctttaaaacatgcctatggggccacaatgaccgaatatcatgataaaaaaattcaaaaaaattttctagattttttgaaaatcgaaaaaatcagttttcatctaattatatttgaatttccgccaattgaatttgttcgatggagcgcgcttgcattattttaattaactgttttattttattctcgttatttgactgattttcttaattttctatgttttttcctcggaaaatgaaagaaataaacaagaaaaatgagaaattatccctaaaaattatctgaaaatgcgtaaaactgctaaaatactaatttctggcttgtatttttttctggcttttgcgtgctccatcgaacaaatccaattggcggaatttcaaaaataattaggtgaaaactgtgatttttccaattttcaaaaaatcatataaaatctagaaaatttttttgaatttttttttaatcatgatattctgTCATTGTGGtcccataggcgtgttttacagcaattttcccactgagcgtagtccacTTTTAACCTTCAACTCACCGGTACGACTTGTCCACAAACCAACAAACTACTTCCTTTCGTAATATTATTGGCGAAATCCACCAAACACGATCGACTCGCCGGATTTCCACTAAGTACCAACACCTGCGGCCTGTAATTCTTCACGTGCTCTTCGGTAGTCGAAAGCTTAATCATAGCGGACAACGCGTTCTTGTAACTGTGTGCCTGTGTCGATGAACCCCAATTAACATCGGGTTTTCTATGCAATAAATACATGAAAATGGCTCCAAAACAGAAGAAAGTGACGAGAGCCGAGAACCAATCGATGATGAACATGACAAAGACACAGAGAAGTGCTCCGACGAGGGAGATCCACATGTTGTAGTAGGTGAAGCCCGGTCGGAAGCCCGGTGAATCGGCAAAGGACTGATCGAAGCAGGCGTAGTTTATCAGAGCGTAGGAGCCGAGGAAGAAGTTCGAAATGATTGGAGCAATCACGTTCAGGTCACCTGcaaataatgatttttcattaaaattaaaactcagAAAATTACTGTTGAAATTGAACGATCGATtcgtgaattttgcaaaaagagaggcggagcgtaattTCGCAACACTGCGGCACAGTGtttccacttttttgtttattttttactcGTGTGCCGCATGGTTGCAAaattacgctccgcctctttttctgtgcggcgcttttgcaaaattcatgaATTAATTCCCAGATCGATCATTCAGCAGAAtatctttttctgaaaaatctcagCTACCAATTGCAACGATCCCCATCGCCAAGAAAAATCCGAGAACATATGCTCTCTTTGGTTCCTCATTCTTTCCATAAGTCTTCGCAAAATAGTCGATTCTCGGGAAAAGCCGATCTTTGCAGACCGCCTGGAACACCTTCGGAGCACTGACAAGACTGGCGAGAGCAGAGGATAGAGTTGCGGCAAAGATTCCAGCAGTGATGAGAGGACCCCAGAAGGATGACATTTCGACGACCTGAAAGTAGTGAGGAATTGAGAATTAATACAATAaagattataaaaattctcaaattgatccaaattttcaattttctcgattttcttttgCGATATTTCGGAATTTGAATCCAGTTTCAGCATTTCAGGGTACTCTCAGTACCTGATAATAAGAAACCAATCCAAACGGACAATCCGGCGTGCAATCTGGTGGAACAAAATACGAATTATTGAAGACAGCCGGCTCTGTTCCATTTGAAAACGCAACTACAGTACTTCCAGTCATCCAAACTGTTAACAAATAGACGATAGTTGTGACAAGAATTGCCAGAAGTGTTCCAAGTGGGATGGCTTGTTGAGGATTCGCTAGATCTCCACTAATGTTCGCGCCGGCCATAATTCCAGTGGCAGCGGGGAAATAGACGGAGAATACTGAGAAGAAAGTGttgttttcagtgaaatgTGGCATAAAGTTGGATTGTAGAGTATCCAGTGAATATCCAGTTGCACCTCGATTCATTGCAATCTCATTTGGCGGGAAGAACGATCCGAAGACGTAGTTGGCGATGGAAACGAGCAGAATCACGAGGAGTCCAAGCTGCATTTTCGATTCAAACTCGGAGCCAATGAACACAATTCCCATGAGAATCACGCATGtcactggaaaaattaaaaatcaggGCTTcccctaaaaaattaaatattgttttacCGAATCCAATAACACGAACATCCCAAAGACCTCCATCAAATATCGTTCCAATATTATAGTCGATGAGAACATCACGAAACGATTCGGCGAAACCGACGATATACATTGCTGCACCGACTGCATTTGCAATTGAGAAAATGATTCCAATAGAGCCACCGAATTCAGGACCAAGTGAACGGGAAATCTGGAAGAATAGTGGGGTTATTTGAGTGATTTTTCTcctatttcttgttttttttctctttttacgccgtatttttaaaataaaaagggaaaaaaatgaaaaagaagcgataaaaatcgagttttccgcctgttttcgaGAGATCGTTGCGAGACCTGACGGGCGCGTAAatccatgcgcctttaattttttgatttttatgtgacgcaaaattttgaatttcaatcgatttttgttgtGTCTTCGAGGCGGGACAAGGAGGAGAAGACGAGTAGTTTATTATTACATTAAACTAAGGAATAAATAAGTTAGTTCATGAGTTCACGTTGTACGATCTTCTTAGCCACGTCGTGGGTCAATACACGTTGATAcccaacaattttcattgattttcgcTCATTTAAAAGGAAATTAGAAGAGTTTCGTATTAAAAAATGGCGGATCAAAGATGCGGCGAGGTTTTAGACATGTCGGTTTACGGGGGACACATGGACAAGCtggaatatgttttttttctcgttttcggactatttttgcacatttttaaatgtgaaaaagcgatattttgccaattttaaatgttaaatttgcaaaaatagatcaaaaaccctgaaaataattaattatccTACCAAAAAATACGCGCCACCGCCCTTCACATCTCCATTCGTACAAATTGCACACGTGGAAAGTGCCGTAATCGTTGTGACGACAGAAGCCAGCAGAACAATACAGGAACCCAGTCCAACGCCAGCTTGACCAGAAACCCAACTGACACGAAGATAAAGCATAACTCCGAAGATATTCAGGAGACATCTGACGAATACTCCCTGAATCCAACCGAATTTCACTCGATTTTGCGATGGAGGCGCGTGCATTTTCTCCATTCGATACTCGTTTTTCGTCTCGTGAACTGGAGAATCTTCGAGATGGTGGTGTTGagcctgaaatttgtttttttattttaattatttaaatcgTTAAACAATTTAATTGCACATGAATCATTGATTGGACAGTTAGAAGGGAGGAATCAGAGATCGGCTAAAACTTAGGTGAAAAGCCCCGAAATAGAGAGTTGAACATAAAAAAGCTATCGAAAATTATAAGTTTCCTTATGCATTTTATGCATTTCCTGCAGTTTTTGTTGATTAATCCGCTTTTTCCGCTCAAAATCTCGCCTCTCTTGGTCCTCCTTACTAAGGAGATTTAACCCAATAACCTTGGCCAACTGAGCCGTTTCcggctttttctgaaacaaaatttcaggaattttcggcaatattCGCGGAAATCTCtgcaaaaatcaacttttccgCGTACATTCAACTCCTCAAATCCGAGATCTTGCTCTTTGTGCTCTTTTCCATGAATAAGTTGAGCCATCGAAGGCCTGTTGAACACCCCATCTGTATCAATCGAATTccgataaaaatcgataatcggCGGATGCTCTATCGTCTTCATATTTCTCCAACTTTTCATATTGAACGTTGTCTGATTCTCGTGTGTTATATTTCGTTTCTCGTCGCCATCCTCCGACATGCTACCGGAATCCTTGTCTCCAACAGAGAAATGTACTCCTTTAGCACGTGAAGCCGGCGATTTTTCCGCCGGCGGATCTATCGGAACATCAATACCAAGTTCATCAGCGACTTCAGCGACGAGTTGACCCGGATTTGTGTCAGAGGTTACCTGAAAAtacggaaaataaaaaaaaatttgcctcAAAATCCACCAAATTTTGCTTAGAACCTACCATAAATCTTCCAGTGGCACTCATTTTTCTCGTCACAAGCGTCACTGCTTCATGATTTTGAGTCGGAGGAGGCGGCTCActgccactttttaattttcgtaaATTGTCGTCGCTGGTTTTCTCGTCCTCGTCAGTTTTACTGACCtgaaacttggaaattattaattaaaagctgcttaaaatcattaaaatacCTCAAACCGACTGTTCGAAACCCCGGGAGGTTcgttttccattgaaaaatatttaaaaatcgaatttttagagaGGAAAATGCGTTGGAAATTGTGTGAAagaatttcgaaaagaaaattcgCGAAAAACTACCGTAGTCAAAAAAGTCGGCGTGAGACCCAAGTTGTGAGGGGAGGCATGCGCCTTTGAAAGTTACGGtaggtaatttttatttaatgtttATTTACGTTTTAAAGTGACAAAATAGAATTTAAACatacagttttatttttaaaaaattttaaaaataaaccacaattttttaaaactcaaaaccCACCTGAAACCTGGCCGACGAGACGCGATTCATCTCGACAACCTCTTCTGACACAACACCAACAACGGACAAGAGTTTCTGCTTTTCATCCGTCCCATTTTCTCCATTTCCATTCATCTGGACGACTCCAGCCGcctgcaaaattgaaataagaTCAGATTTCAGgcgtgagagagagagagagatgaaaatgaaattttctcgaaaaagaaacaaaaaaatgaaaaaaattggaaaattatgagAATTATTTACATGAGAATTAtgagcagaaaaaaattattaattcatataaatttataaCAATCAGAAGGgggagaaaaatatatatgacgTAGGCTAAAAATCATGACGACTGGGCGGAGCtgatcgaagaaaaaaaaaaagaaaaatgtctcAATTGTTATgctaaataatattttttcaatgcgaaaattttaagagatgacgcagaaaattctgaacattCAAAACTATGACCTAATTgattaaaaactgataaacaataatttttcaaatgcattCAAGACCGGGAAATTGTCTTATCGCTAAAGATATGCTACTCCCACACCCACACACACAAGTAATTGACGTGgcatttgaacttttccagTGTGAGAAAATGATGTTATGTAgattggaaaataataataaatatagAACGGAAAATCCAGAAAGTTCCCTTTTTTACGAGCAATGCATCACCATTTTCTCAGGAATTATtgtagaaattcaaatttctctcaGCAGAGCGCGTTTGCAGGGTAATTAATGGGCTTGGCTCCCTGGGTTCAAGTACCTCTTGAACCAACTAAGGAAAATCTGGGTTAAAAAGCAAACACAAAAGTACAAAGGTCGTATAatgtaaaatatttgaaaaaaattggtaaagaaatttctgtttcagaaaattttcaagttttgaaaattgaaaattacgaaGAGAAGAACTATCAAAACAATAACGTTAAATTTTTactatcaggttgtcccataagtttttgtactattttttttttgaaaaaaatttatttctctcaagcgacaagtagtactattcacacaagtattcaccattagtgtccaccacttgttgccatttactaggtaacatcatgatgccacgggagaagaaatccggcgaacgcgatgagaagaaagtggagagttcagttttgagatgctcttcgtcgtcgaattgcttgtcgcgcatgtagtcactgagagacaagaacaaatggtagtcggttggtgcaagatctggagaatatggtggatgcggtaaaacagtccaaccaagatcttgcagcttttggaaagtcttcttggcgacatgaggcctagcattatcgtgaagaaaatatagtttttcatattttccgttggtcttttctgcaactcggtccaattgggcacaatagtaatcagcagtgatagttttattagttggcaacaattcccagtgcacgggtccttgaacaccccaccagacacagatcataatcttttttgggtgaagatcaggctttggcgtcggtattcctttctcaccgatcggaagccattgacgttttctggaatggttaacatagagcacccacttctcatctccagtaaccagattgttcagccaatcgaactttcgacgaaaagttagaagttgagtacaaacgttgacccgagtgagcttctgtgatgccgaaagttcatgaggcacccaaattccaagttttgaagtaaaaccaaggcgacccaagtgacgtgcaattgtgctatgacaacactcaagcttctcttccatttcacgaagactaagacgaggctcttcctccaccagcttcactaggtcttcttcatttaactctaccggtcgcccagaacgttctatttcttcgagactgaagtcgccgttcttgaacttttgaaaccaactctttgttgtattataagagagtgctccctcacccatcgcaccgcatatgtttcgttccgcttccattgctgaatgaccaagacgaaattcataaagaagaagcaatctaacgtctcgacgttcaagtttgatgattgtcatcgtggcaaagtagaaatggatgaaatgaatcttttctgaaaggggacgacccgaccttgacacgacctacgatgaaaaaattttaaaactttctagaagttttggaaaaatatttgaaaaaaagtacaaaaacttatgggacaacctgatattaatagtaaaaattttatattagttttttgaaacggtgaattttttttttttgaaaaaacatgttttttccGGAAACAAATACACTTTCAAATGTACACTAAATATGGACattaatatttataaatattaatATCCATATTTACAAGGGAAGTCTTTGAGGGGGTCCGTAGATTTGGGATTCTCATGTTGAAATTCCAATAGAAGAGTATTCCAGATGatccctccaaaaaatttagctgccccggttgggtttcagcaaagttatgacgttttgaaaattcggtctgaaatttggaattgtttCCAATCGGTTTTTTCCCGACTTcaccaatttttgagcatctCTTGTAGATTTaaacaattgttttcagtttaaataatgtttcaaagaGATGAATGACTAAATTGCTCGAAGTGAGTGAAATCGGCGGAAACTATAAACTTTTTgccgtggagcgcgcttgcactttgattttaaaacttgaattttttgtaaattatgTTTGTAGTTATACTATCGGAATGATGAATCagtaaaaattcattcaaaaatgtttttgaaattttgaaaaaaattctctgtttcacattttctatGAATAAAAAGCTGAGAACGATTTTCTCATTATAATGAatattttggacaaaaaaaccaaaaataaattggtggccgagttttctcatattttctaggccacaaatTCAATAGACGTACAGTCAGCTCACATGATGAAGCTTGTTGTCacaaaacatgagaaaaaatgccaaaaaagtgtgaaaaggGGGCTCACAATGTGAAACATaacaatagaaaataaaaacatttcttttttggtttttcaatagAGATGCATAtacggtttttcaaaaaaaaatttttttttgggttttttaatggaaatgttttattatttattttttaccaaaaaaataacaatgctgaaacagaaaatttttttattgtagaTCTTGTCCTAATGACATTTTTAAGGGCGGGAAGGGGTGAAAAGGATGAGTAGTAGACATTGGACTGAGGACGAGCGAACAACAAATATTGACACTTTCGATATGAAGAGCCAAAAGTATGATGATGGGCTCTTTTGAAATGGAGGAAAACGTATTGGGAttggaggaggaggaggacaCAAATGACAAATGGATTAGGCGTTGAACAAATTGCGGAATTAAATACGAGAACAGGTTGGTCTGTTAAGACCCCCCGCCTTTTTTCAGAGATCAAATGAGAAATGCAGAGAGGTCAATAAAATGATACGGAGGTCTGATAATctgatgaaaaatatttgctcgAAAGATTAAATTTCGAATTCGCGCGCACGTATGCCCCAACCAATCAGCGGAGTGCAATGGGCGTGGCTAGCTGCGCTGATTGGTTTGAGCGCTTCTGCAGTTTTCACagtaaattgttttaaattagaaaCCAAGAATTTGTTCTATATACTATTTTCatttaatgtttcaaagcAAATATAAATTGGTTGGAacagtattaaaatttttacagggGGAACATATAATAGGTTCCGTGTATTTTAAGCGTATACACCGAAATTGTGctcaaatgaaaataattcgTAATGAAATTTCATCTaaaattatctcaaaaattgtttatgcAGGTTTATATTTCCGGAAATGGGGCTAATTTTAAGagatcaatttttgccaaaattggtTTTCTGTTGACTTTAAATGTGTTCTTTTTCCGACTTCTGTAACAcggaaaagttggcaaaatcaaagattttagctttaaattagtcctttttttcaaatttttaaaccattacaatttttttttggcaagtctaaatataaaaaatactaaaatacaTCTTAATCCCgcttaaacttttaaaaactaatattaA includes:
- the nkcc-1 gene encoding Solute carrier family 12 member 1 (Confirmed by transcript evidence), which codes for MENEPPGVSNSRFEVSKTDEDEKTSDDNLRKLKSGSEPPPPTQNHEAVTLVTRKMSATGRFMVTSDTNPGQLVAEVADELGIDVPIDPPAEKSPASRAKGVHFSVGDKDSGSMSEDGDEKRNITHENQTTFNMKSWRNMKTIEHPPIIDFYRNSIDTDGVFNRPSMAQLIHGKEHKEQDLGFEELNAQHHHLEDSPVHETKNEYRMEKMHAPPSQNRVKFGWIQGVFVRCLLNIFGVMLYLRVSWVSGQAGVGLGSCIVLLASVVTTITALSTCAICTNGDVKGGGAYFLISRSLGPEFGGSIGIIFSIANAVGAAMYIVGFAESFRDVLIDYNIGTIFDGGLWDVRVIGFVTCVILMGIVFIGSEFESKMQLGLLVILLVSIANYVFGSFFPPNEIAMNRGATGYSLDTLQSNFMPHFTENNTFFSVFSVYFPAATGIMAGANISGDLANPQQAIPLGTLLAILVTTIVYLLTVWMTGSTVVAFSNGTEPAVFNNSYFVPPDCTPDCPFGLVSYYQVVEMSSFWGPLITAGIFAATLSSALASLVSAPKVFQAVCKDRLFPRIDYFAKTYGKNEEPKRAYVLGFFLAMGIVAIGDLNVIAPIISNFFLGSYALINYACFDQSFADSPGFRPGFTYYNMWISLVGALLCVFVMFIIDWFSALVTFFCFGAIFMYLLHRKPDVNWGSSTQAHSYKNALSAMIKLSTTEEHVKNYRPQVLVLSGNPASRSCLVDFANNITKGSSLLVCGQVVPYEPSDRVYMVMKRLDENINVWLRKRHLKAFYRAVANSNFRKGAQSLIQLTGIAKMKPNIVLMGFKSNWYKGGPTETNLNEMNEYFGTIQDVFDWNMAMCVLRNGQVGLDFSEAMRNLNLIEPNRLNVPPIEEKEKEKEKTNENSPETVHLIEKDETARTDKSGDDGSSSISINETYVSDENQEDADGDDDNDNDGEESGADDEHQKEDDVELGVIDEQEKRHFSLRRRGSRRHTVEQKALLSSIQRFNRKVKKGTIDVWWLYDDGGLTLLIPHLLAIPKSYLEGARLRIFTISTSSRTMEQEQRGMAALLSKFRIDYSDVYVIADIGKKPRQETMNTWQSVIDPFIAQDGSCPIGMTTKSELSAQRDKTYRQLRAGELLNEHSINADLIVMTLPVPRKGMVSSSLYMSWLEVMTRNLPPVLLVRGNQQSVLTFYS
- the nkcc-1 gene encoding Solute carrier family 12 member 1 (Confirmed by transcript evidence): MENEPPGVSNSRFEFQVSKTDEDEKTSDDNLRKLKSGSEPPPPTQNHEAVTLVTRKMSATGRFMVTSDTNPGQLVAEVADELGIDVPIDPPAEKSPASRAKGVHFSVGDKDSGSMSEDGDEKRNITHENQTTFNMKSWRNMKTIEHPPIIDFYRNSIDTDGVFNRPSMAQLIHGKEHKEQDLGFEELNAQHHHLEDSPVHETKNEYRMEKMHAPPSQNRVKFGWIQGVFVRCLLNIFGVMLYLRVSWVSGQAGVGLGSCIVLLASVVTTITALSTCAICTNGDVKGGGAYFLISRSLGPEFGGSIGIIFSIANAVGAAMYIVGFAESFRDVLIDYNIGTIFDGGLWDVRVIGFVTCVILMGIVFIGSEFESKMQLGLLVILLVSIANYVFGSFFPPNEIAMNRGATGYSLDTLQSNFMPHFTENNTFFSVFSVYFPAATGIMAGANISGDLANPQQAIPLGTLLAILVTTIVYLLTVWMTGSTVVAFSNGTEPAVFNNSYFVPPDCTPDCPFGLVSYYQVVEMSSFWGPLITAGIFAATLSSALASLVSAPKVFQAVCKDRLFPRIDYFAKTYGKNEEPKRAYVLGFFLAMGIVAIGDLNVIAPIISNFFLGSYALINYACFDQSFADSPGFRPGFTYYNMWISLVGALLCVFVMFIIDWFSALVTFFCFGAIFMYLLHRKPDVNWGSSTQAHSYKNALSAMIKLSTTEEHVKNYRPQVLVLSGNPASRSCLVDFANNITKGSSLLVCGQVVPYEPSDRVYMVMKRLDENINVWLRKRHLKAFYRAVANSNFRKGAQSLIQLTGIAKMKPNIVLMGFKSNWYKGGPTETNLNEMNEYFGTIQDVFDWNMAMCVLRNGQVGLDFSEAMRNLNLIEPNRLNVPPIEEKEKEKEKTNENSPETVHLIEKDETARTDKSGDDGSSSISINETYVSDENQEDADGDDDNDNDGEESGADDEHQKEDDVELGVIDEQEKRHFSLRRRGSRRHTVEQKALLSSIQRFNRKVKKGTIDVWWLYDDGGLTLLIPHLLAIPKSYLEGARLRIFTISTSSRTMEQEQRGMAALLSKFRIDYSDVYVIADIGKKPRQETMNTWQSVIDPFIAQDGSCPIGMTTKSELSAQRDKTYRQLRAGELLNEHSINADLIVMTLPVPRKGMVSSSLYMSWLEVMTRNLPPVLLVRGNQQSVLTFYS
- the nkcc-1 gene encoding Solute carrier family 12 member 9 (Confirmed by transcript evidence), with the translated sequence MYIVGFAESFRDVLIDYNIGTIFDGGLWDVRVIGFVTCVILMGIVFIGSEFESKMQLGLLVILLVSIANYVFGSFFPPNEIAMNRGATGYSLDTLQSNFMPHFTENNTFFSVFSVYFPAATGIMAGANISGDLANPQQAIPLGTLLAILVTTIVYLLTVWMTGSTVVAFSNGTEPAVFNNSYFVPPDCTPDCPFGLVSYYQVVEMSSFWGPLITAGIFAATLSSALASLVSAPKVFQAVCKDRLFPRIDYFAKTYGKNEEPKRAYVLGFFLAMGIVAIGDLNVIAPIISNFFLGSYALINYACFDQSFADSPGFRPGFTYYNMWISLVGALLCVFVMFIIDWFSALVTFFCFGAIFMYLLHRKPDVNWGSSTQAHSYKNALSAMIKLSTTEEHVKNYRPQVLVLSGNPASRSCLVDFANNITKGSSLLVCGQVVPYEPSDRVYMVMKRLDENINVWLRKRHLKAFYRAVANSNFRKGAQSLIQLTGIAKMKPNIVLMGFKSNWYKGGPTETNLNEMNEYFGTIQDVFDWNMAMCVLRNGQVGLDFSEAMRNLNLIEPNRLNVPPIEEKEKEKEKTNENSPETVHLIEKDETARTDKSGDDGSSSISINETYVSDENQEDADGDDDNDNDGEESGADDEHQKEDDVELGVIDEQEKRHFSLRRRGSRRHTVEQKALLSSIQRFNRKVKKGTIDVWWLYDDGGLTLLIPHLLAIPKSYLEGARLRIFTISTSSRTMEQEQRGMAALLSKFRIDYSDVYVIADIGKKPRQETMNTWQSVIDPFIAQDGSCPIGMTTKSELSAQRDKTYRQLRAGELLNEHSINADLIVMTLPVPRKGMVSSSLYMSWLEVMTRNLPPVLLVRGNQQSVLTFYS